From the Aquitalea magnusonii genome, one window contains:
- a CDS encoding GNAT family N-acetyltransferase, giving the protein MTLKISLVTPQQLERCLPLFQAYLAFYHVQQSDADCLHFLEARLRQHEACLWLAEDAGVTVGFALMYPGFNSLTLKPNWLLHDLYVAPDYRGSGVSRQLLQTCQAHVISRGGGDIMLQTAHDNTRAQRLYERNGFVLDSEFRVYYWDGKGA; this is encoded by the coding sequence ATGACCTTGAAGATCAGCCTTGTCACCCCACAACAGCTTGAACGCTGCCTGCCGCTGTTTCAGGCTTACCTGGCCTTTTATCATGTGCAGCAAAGCGATGCGGACTGCCTGCATTTTCTCGAAGCGCGCCTACGCCAGCACGAGGCCTGCCTGTGGCTGGCGGAGGACGCCGGCGTGACCGTCGGCTTTGCGCTGATGTATCCGGGCTTCAATTCATTGACGCTCAAGCCCAACTGGCTGCTGCATGATCTGTATGTTGCACCGGACTACCGCGGCAGCGGCGTCAGCAGACAACTGCTGCAAACCTGCCAGGCCCATGTTATCAGCCGGGGCGGCGGCGACATCATGCTGCAAACCGCCCACGACAATACCCGCGCACAGCGACTGTACGAACGCAATGGCTTTGTGCTGGACAGCGAATTCAGGGTGTATTACTGGGATGGCAAGGGCGCTTGA
- a CDS encoding hemagglutinin repeat-containing protein, with protein MSKAASHTSDSRMKALAAASTGMSAYSAYKAVEAGQGTTIDGKDNQIATGKTGADGKPETRDASNADKAGGVNISISVGSSSNKSHSESSSDTSAGSRITAAGSINLVATGAGQDSNILIQGSDLKAAKDIALAADNRIQLQASQDADQQHGKNSGSSGSIGISFGTSGLMLNASVSKSRGHADGDSVSYNNTHLNAGENVSLSSGGDLALKGAVVAGKQISADAGGNLSIESLQDKNHYDSKQQSVGGSLSVGYGMMGGSISASNSKVNSDFVSVGEQSGILAGDGGFKVKVKGDTTLTGGVISSTEQAVQDHNNQFATGGQLAMTDLHNQADYNASSSSLNIGTSMNLQGMWSPSGSGIGFGNDSGSAGSDTRSGISGISGIAGIAGNSAARTGDPQSGIQRIFDADKVQQDIDAQTLITQTFGQQASSAVGKYAETQIKQANALIEQAKQAHADGQEQQAQQLFAQAEQINQDWGEQGKLRIGLHTVIGGLTGGAAGAAGSLTGSLSAVEASRLLKENGITQENNPALYNTLVTLASSAAGGVVGGSAGAGAAFNEVTNNDLAHQVAAIVEGKKRCKTQQCQADYDKALQIAINVNGDFSSRENANTVVIGSKDHDAYYPPNQLLPQPDYSSSTGYIPLIGNVSKVVNNYTGAIYYSYGQSRPIAGTDWSSMPKPGFSFVNGYVFGAKNGMDVDNFIQGGAWSFSAFVPIPFLKSVGVGGNIVHAIGGATGVELGVGTPGYTYNPSVTICATCKR; from the coding sequence ATGTCCAAGGCAGCCAGCCATACCAGCGATTCCCGCATGAAGGCGCTGGCCGCAGCCAGTACAGGCATGTCGGCCTACTCTGCCTACAAAGCGGTGGAAGCCGGTCAGGGAACCACCATTGATGGCAAGGATAACCAGATCGCAACCGGCAAGACCGGTGCTGATGGCAAACCAGAAACCCGCGATGCCAGCAATGCTGACAAAGCCGGCGGTGTCAACATCAGCATTTCGGTGGGCAGTAGCAGCAACAAATCACACAGTGAATCGTCGTCGGATACCAGTGCGGGCAGCCGCATCACTGCCGCAGGCTCCATCAATCTGGTCGCCACCGGCGCTGGCCAGGACAGCAATATCCTGATTCAAGGCAGCGACCTGAAAGCAGCCAAGGATATCGCACTGGCCGCGGATAACCGCATCCAGCTGCAGGCCAGCCAGGATGCCGACCAGCAGCATGGCAAGAACTCCGGCAGCAGCGGCAGTATCGGCATTAGCTTCGGCACCAGCGGCTTGATGCTGAATGCCAGCGTCTCCAAGAGCCGGGGCCATGCCGATGGCGACAGCGTCAGCTACAACAACACCCATCTCAATGCCGGCGAGAACGTCAGCCTGAGCAGCGGCGGCGACCTGGCGCTTAAAGGCGCGGTCGTCGCTGGCAAGCAGATTAGCGCCGATGCCGGCGGCAATCTCAGCATTGAAAGCCTGCAAGACAAGAATCACTACGACAGCAAGCAACAAAGCGTTGGCGGCAGCCTCTCTGTTGGCTACGGCATGATGGGCGGCAGCATCAGTGCCAGCAACAGCAAGGTCAATAGCGACTTTGTCAGCGTAGGCGAACAAAGCGGCATCTTGGCGGGCGATGGAGGCTTCAAGGTCAAGGTCAAGGGCGACACCACCCTCACCGGCGGCGTCATCAGCAGCACCGAACAAGCCGTGCAGGACCACAACAACCAGTTTGCAACAGGCGGCCAGCTTGCCATGACCGACCTGCACAACCAGGCCGACTACAACGCCAGCAGCAGCAGCCTCAACATCGGCACATCGATGAACCTGCAAGGCATGTGGAGCCCGTCCGGCTCTGGCATCGGCTTTGGCAACGACAGTGGCAGCGCCGGCAGCGACACCCGCAGCGGCATCAGCGGCATCAGCGGCATCGCCGGCATCGCCGGCAACAGCGCCGCCCGCACCGGCGACCCGCAAAGCGGCATCCAGCGCATCTTCGACGCCGACAAAGTGCAGCAAGACATCGACGCACAAACACTGATTACCCAAACCTTTGGGCAGCAGGCCAGCAGTGCGGTAGGGAAATACGCCGAAACCCAGATCAAACAAGCCAATGCACTGATCGAACAAGCCAAACAAGCCCACGCCGACGGCCAGGAGCAACAAGCCCAACAACTGTTTGCCCAAGCCGAACAAATCAATCAGGACTGGGGCGAACAAGGCAAACTGCGCATTGGCCTGCACACCGTCATCGGCGGCCTGACCGGTGGCGCAGCCGGTGCCGCAGGCAGCTTGACCGGCAGCCTCAGCGCAGTCGAAGCCAGCCGCCTGCTCAAAGAAAACGGCATCACCCAGGAAAACAACCCGGCGCTATACAACACCCTGGTTACGCTGGCCAGCAGTGCAGCGGGTGGGGTGGTGGGCGGCAGTGCCGGGGCGGGGGCGGCGTTTAATGAGGTGACGAATAACGATCTGGCACATCAAGTGGCTGCTATCGTTGAAGGCAAGAAGAGATGCAAAACACAACAATGTCAAGCTGATTACGACAAAGCGTTACAAATTGCGATTAATGTAAATGGTGATTTTAGTAGTCGAGAAAATGCGAATACAGTTGTGATAGGTAGCAAAGACCATGATGCTTACTATCCCCCAAATCAACTACTGCCGCAGCCCGATTATTCATCATCGACTGGGTACATTCCATTGATTGGTAATGTATCCAAAGTGGTCAATAATTATACGGGTGCAATATATTATTCATATGGTCAGTCAAGACCGATTGCAGGGACGGACTGGTCTAGTATGCCAAAGCCAGGCTTCTCATTTGTAAATGGATATGTATTTGGGGCAAAAAATGGAATGGACGTTGATAATTTTATTCAGGGAGGGGCGTGGTCTTTCTCCGCATTTGTCCCTATACCATTTTTAAAGTCGGTAGGTGTCGGTGGGAATATAGTGCATGCCATCGGAGGTGCGACTGGCGTTGAGCTTGGTGTCGGTACTCCTGGTTACACATATAATCCGTCTGTAACGATTTGTGCTACTTGCAAGAGGTGA
- a CDS encoding NAD kinase → MERLFKHVCLVARHSKPQVVESLRTLADHLAAAGVTVFVDKESATQTEAGPHQLIERSDMGKLADLVIVLGGDGTMLSIARQLAPYRVPLVGINQGRLGFMTDIPRHEMLEAIDAILGGNFVPENRILLQASVIREDAEVANALAFNDIVFSRGAVGSMIEFEVFIDNQFVYSQRSDGLIVSTPTGSTAYSLAAGGPILHPTLQAIALVPICPQSLNNRPIAVNDSCEVEFMLTRGLDARVHFDGQSHCDLMEMDRVLIRRYRNPLRILHPVGYNYYDMLRHKLHWGERLL, encoded by the coding sequence ATGGAAAGACTGTTCAAACATGTCTGCCTGGTGGCAAGACACAGCAAACCGCAAGTGGTGGAATCGCTGCGCACCCTGGCCGACCATCTGGCCGCTGCCGGCGTCACCGTATTCGTGGACAAGGAAAGCGCCACCCAGACCGAGGCAGGCCCGCATCAACTGATCGAACGCAGCGACATGGGCAAGCTGGCTGACCTGGTGATCGTGCTGGGCGGGGATGGCACCATGCTGTCCATTGCCCGCCAATTGGCCCCTTACCGGGTACCACTGGTCGGCATCAACCAGGGCCGGTTGGGCTTCATGACCGACATTCCGCGTCATGAAATGCTGGAGGCCATCGATGCCATCCTGGGCGGCAATTTCGTGCCGGAAAACCGCATCCTGCTGCAAGCATCGGTAATTCGCGAAGACGCCGAAGTCGCCAATGCGCTGGCCTTCAACGACATCGTATTCAGCCGCGGCGCCGTGGGTTCGATGATCGAATTCGAAGTCTTCATCGACAACCAGTTTGTCTACAGCCAGCGCTCGGACGGCCTGATTGTCTCCACCCCCACCGGTTCCACCGCCTACTCGCTGGCCGCTGGCGGCCCCATCCTGCACCCCACGCTGCAGGCGATTGCGCTGGTGCCCATCTGCCCGCAGTCGCTCAATAACCGCCCCATTGCGGTGAACGACTCCTGCGAAGTGGAATTCATGCTGACCCGCGGCCTGGACGCGCGCGTGCATTTTGACGGCCAGTCGCACTGCGACCTGATGGAAATGGACCGCGTGCTGATTCGCCGCTACCGCAACCCGCTGCGCATCCTGCACCCGGTGGGTTACAACTACTACGACATGCTGCGCCACAAGCTTCACTGGGGCGAGCGCCTGCTCTGA
- a CDS encoding tRNA dihydrouridine synthase: MNLMLAPMEGLVDPIMRDVLTRLGGIDLCVTEFVRVTNVLLPTRTFHRLAPELLNGGKTRAGTTVRVQLLGSDPVCLAENAAKVASLGAPGVDLNFGCPAPTVNRHRGGAVLLTEPELLHAIVRQVRAAVPADIPVTAKMRLGYEDKSLALECAAALASAGAAELVVHARTKVEGYKPPAHWDWIARIREHVTVPVIANGEVWTVADYHAIRAQSGCERVMIGRGLIAAPDLALRIAGDQSDTPMPWQALMEWLLDFYQQCFAEAGESRYPPARLKQWLGQLKKTYPEASSFFEVIRRETSAENILKIMCDMSAK; the protein is encoded by the coding sequence ATGAATCTGATGCTGGCACCAATGGAAGGTCTGGTCGACCCCATCATGCGGGATGTACTGACTCGTCTGGGCGGTATCGACTTGTGCGTAACCGAATTTGTCCGGGTCACCAATGTGTTGTTGCCCACGCGGACTTTCCACCGTCTGGCTCCGGAATTGCTGAACGGTGGCAAAACCCGTGCCGGAACAACGGTACGGGTGCAGTTGTTGGGCTCAGACCCGGTCTGTCTGGCGGAAAATGCCGCCAAAGTGGCCAGCCTGGGTGCGCCGGGGGTCGACCTGAACTTCGGCTGCCCGGCACCAACAGTCAACCGTCACCGCGGCGGGGCGGTGCTCTTGACCGAGCCCGAGCTGTTGCACGCCATTGTCAGGCAGGTTCGCGCTGCCGTGCCGGCTGATATTCCCGTTACCGCCAAGATGCGGCTGGGCTATGAAGACAAGAGCCTGGCGCTGGAGTGTGCTGCCGCATTGGCAAGTGCCGGCGCTGCCGAATTGGTGGTGCATGCGCGTACCAAGGTGGAAGGTTACAAGCCGCCCGCGCATTGGGACTGGATTGCCCGCATCCGGGAGCATGTCACGGTGCCGGTCATCGCCAATGGCGAGGTGTGGACCGTGGCGGATTACCATGCCATCCGGGCGCAAAGCGGCTGCGAGCGGGTGATGATAGGGCGGGGGCTGATTGCCGCGCCCGACTTGGCCTTGCGCATCGCGGGCGATCAATCCGACACGCCCATGCCATGGCAGGCGCTGATGGAGTGGCTGCTGGATTTCTACCAGCAGTGCTTTGCCGAGGCCGGGGAGTCACGCTACCCACCGGCACGTCTCAAGCAGTGGCTGGGTCAGTTGAAGAAAACCTACCCGGAAGCCAGCAGCTTTTTCGAAGTGATTCGCCGCGAGACATCCGCCGAGAATATTCTCAAGATCATGTGCGATATGTCTGCTAAGTAA
- a CDS encoding response regulator transcription factor, with product MKYMMPTVFIVDDDPAVRDSLALLIMAQGMRTVTFASAMEFLEGYTEGEVGCLVLDIRMPQITGLALQEKLVERGLSIPIVFITGHGDIEQCRRAFQSGAIDFLTKPIDQNRLIDSLRKGIRMSIDQLQQDEETQEVMNQLDRISGREREVLELVADGLSSKEIARQLDLSPRTIEVHRANLFSKLGVDSLADLIRFYLKALEATGKKRSEESFLNETAPRQ from the coding sequence ATGAAGTACATGATGCCCACTGTTTTCATCGTGGATGACGACCCGGCCGTACGCGACTCACTGGCCCTACTGATCATGGCGCAGGGCATGCGCACCGTCACCTTCGCCAGCGCGATGGAATTCCTTGAAGGCTATACCGAAGGCGAAGTCGGTTGCCTGGTGCTGGATATCCGCATGCCGCAAATTACCGGCCTGGCCTTGCAGGAAAAGCTGGTGGAACGCGGCCTGAGCATTCCCATTGTCTTCATCACCGGCCACGGCGATATCGAGCAGTGCCGCCGTGCCTTCCAGTCCGGTGCCATCGACTTCCTCACCAAGCCGATCGACCAGAACCGCCTGATCGACAGCCTGCGCAAAGGCATTCGCATGAGCATCGACCAGTTGCAGCAGGATGAAGAAACCCAGGAAGTGATGAACCAGCTAGACCGCATCAGCGGTCGTGAACGCGAGGTACTGGAGCTGGTGGCCGACGGCCTGTCCAGCAAGGAAATCGCCCGCCAGCTCGACCTATCGCCGCGCACCATCGAAGTACACCGCGCCAACCTGTTCAGCAAGCTGGGCGTAGACTCACTGGCCGACCTGATCCGCTTCTATCTGAAAGCACTGGAAGCCACCGGCAAAAAACGCAGCGAAGAGTCTTTTTTGAACGAAACCGCCCCAAGGCAGTAG
- a CDS encoding histone deacetylase encodes MRIYRTDQFPLPLPDGHRFPAEKYRLLADAVAAFAPHAMEEAPAASPWELQQAHAADYVAQVLDGSLPAGAWREIGLPWSPQLVERSRRSVGATIAAARSALLDGCGVNLAGGTHHAYRDKGSGFCVFNDVAVAARLLLQEALARRILVLDLDVHQGNGTAAIFRDEPRVFTFSMHGAKNFPFRKESSSLDIDLPDHTGDETYLALLQQHLPALLTQQQPDIVFYLAGADPWQGDRLGKLALSKPGLLQRDQLVMQQVRDSGAALVITMAGGYASNIIDTVNIQTNTVHAAWQLYGMMPAMPDTYPIRREHNA; translated from the coding sequence ATGCGCATCTACCGTACCGACCAGTTCCCGCTACCGCTGCCGGATGGACACCGCTTCCCGGCGGAAAAATACCGTCTGCTGGCCGATGCCGTTGCAGCATTCGCCCCTCATGCCATGGAAGAGGCCCCGGCGGCCAGCCCATGGGAGCTACAGCAGGCGCATGCTGCCGACTATGTTGCACAGGTGCTGGATGGCAGCCTGCCGGCAGGTGCCTGGCGCGAAATCGGCCTGCCATGGTCGCCCCAGTTGGTAGAACGCTCACGCCGCTCGGTTGGTGCCACCATTGCCGCGGCGCGCAGTGCCTTGTTGGATGGCTGTGGCGTCAACCTGGCAGGCGGCACGCATCACGCCTATCGCGACAAGGGCAGCGGCTTTTGCGTGTTCAATGACGTGGCAGTAGCCGCACGCCTGTTGCTGCAAGAAGCGTTGGCACGGCGCATCCTGGTGCTTGATCTGGATGTGCATCAAGGCAACGGCACCGCGGCCATCTTTCGTGACGAGCCCCGCGTATTTACCTTTTCCATGCATGGTGCCAAGAACTTCCCTTTCCGCAAGGAAAGCAGCTCACTGGACATCGACCTGCCCGACCACACCGGTGACGAAACCTATCTTGCCCTGCTGCAACAGCATCTGCCCGCCCTGCTGACACAGCAGCAGCCGGATATCGTGTTTTATCTGGCAGGAGCCGACCCATGGCAAGGCGACCGCCTGGGCAAGCTGGCACTGAGCAAACCCGGCCTGTTGCAACGCGATCAACTGGTCATGCAGCAGGTTCGAGACAGCGGTGCCGCGCTGGTCATCACCATGGCCGGCGGCTATGCCAGCAATATCATAGACACCGTCAACATTCAGACCAATACCGTCCACGCCGCATGGCAGCTGTATGGCATGATGCCAGCCATGCCAGACACCTACCCCATTCGGAGAGAGCACAATGCATAA
- the msrA gene encoding peptide-methionine (S)-S-oxide reductase MsrA, which produces MHKAILAGGCFWCTESIFQALRGVETVVSGYIGGHTPHPDYRSVCSGQTGHAEAVAIDFDPDIISFRQLLQVFFATHDPTTPNRQGHDVGTQYRSAIFYLDATQHDTALAVIAELEQQQVFPAPIVTTLEAASHFYPAEDYHQHYYALHGAEPYCQAVIQPKQYKLRRAFATWLKQG; this is translated from the coding sequence ATGCATAAAGCCATTCTTGCCGGCGGTTGTTTTTGGTGTACCGAAAGTATTTTCCAGGCACTGCGGGGTGTTGAAACCGTGGTGTCCGGCTATATCGGCGGCCACACCCCACATCCTGACTACCGCAGCGTCTGCTCCGGTCAGACCGGCCATGCCGAGGCAGTTGCCATCGACTTTGATCCGGACATCATCAGCTTCCGCCAGTTGCTGCAGGTTTTCTTTGCCACCCACGACCCCACCACACCCAACCGTCAGGGCCATGATGTCGGCACACAGTACCGCTCCGCCATCTTCTATCTGGACGCCACGCAACATGACACCGCGCTGGCCGTCATTGCCGAGCTGGAGCAGCAACAGGTTTTCCCGGCACCCATCGTGACCACGCTGGAAGCAGCCAGCCATTTTTATCCAGCGGAAGACTACCACCAGCACTACTATGCCCTGCACGGCGCAGAGCCCTACTGCCAGGCCGTCATTCAGCCCAAGCAGTACAAACTGCGGCGTGCATTTGCCACGTGGCTCAAGCAGGGCTGA
- a CDS encoding DUF1653 domain-containing protein translates to MDIPRGIYRHYRGNLYEVLGLGLHSETHEPMVAYRALYGDYQLWTRPAGMFLETVIHQGESQPRFSPVKLF, encoded by the coding sequence ATGGACATTCCACGCGGCATCTACCGGCATTACCGGGGAAACTTATACGAAGTGCTGGGACTGGGCCTGCACTCGGAAACACATGAACCCATGGTGGCCTATCGCGCGCTATATGGTGACTACCAGCTTTGGACACGCCCTGCCGGCATGTTCCTGGAAACCGTCATTCACCAGGGGGAAAGCCAACCACGCTTCTCCCCGGTCAAGCTGTTCTAG
- a CDS encoding tyrosine-type recombinase/integrase: MLTHIFGDLPHQQSKAIRTQRQPAMPWQDLPQFYVDHFKARKTYDITRSTLLFLILTAARSGEVRGMTWSEVDLKAKVWVIPPDRMKAKVQHRVPLSDVAIEILRHQIGLHQELVFPSPLDSVVLSDMVLTAYLRRVRAPSDVEGRVATAHEFRSSFRDWCSENGFARDLAERALAHTVENKVEAAYHRTDLLEQRRPMMDAWASFITGR; this comes from the coding sequence ATGCTGACGCACATTTTCGGTGATTTACCCCATCAACAAAGTAAGGCTATTCGCACTCAGCGCCAGCCCGCCATGCCATGGCAAGATCTTCCCCAGTTTTATGTCGATCATTTCAAGGCACGAAAAACCTATGACATCACACGCTCTACCCTTCTGTTCCTGATTCTGACCGCAGCACGCTCGGGTGAAGTGCGCGGGATGACCTGGAGTGAAGTCGACCTGAAAGCTAAGGTCTGGGTCATTCCTCCAGATCGCATGAAAGCAAAAGTTCAGCACCGCGTTCCATTGAGTGATGTCGCCATTGAAATTCTTCGTCACCAGATAGGACTACATCAAGAACTGGTCTTCCCCTCGCCTCTAGATTCAGTTGTCTTGTCAGACATGGTTCTCACGGCATACCTGCGGCGCGTACGCGCTCCCAGCGATGTTGAGGGGCGGGTTGCGACGGCACACGAATTCCGCTCAAGCTTCCGTGACTGGTGCAGTGAGAATGGCTTTGCGCGGGACCTAGCAGAACGCGCATTAGCCCATACAGTGGAAAACAAGGTCGAAGCCGCCTACCACCGTACTGACCTGCTTGAGCAGCGACGCCCCATGATGGACGCATGGGCCTCATTCATCACAGGAAGATGA
- the recN gene encoding DNA repair protein RecN yields the protein MLLSLLVKDFVIVDSIALDFSPGFTVLTGETGAGKSILLDALGLLLGDRAEGSLVREGAERAEISAEFDSRQRPEIKAWLQENALSGDDDIVLIRRVLDKSGRSRSFINGQPATLAQLKQLGEFLVDIHGQHAHQSLVKAEAQRELLDAYAGCSSLAREVHQAWQEWQAARKARSDADKLSRESEVERERLTWQINELSELGLQQDEWAGLNQSHSRLANAAELVQSAQYAVDTLSEMEGNCLSVLTQVQSRLSKLANLDPRLADTLSLLDSVDAELREVVYSLRDYASDIDEDPGQLQQVESRIDSLMSMARKYRVQPQELPLKLADWQAQLAALEASTDSEALALAETASLSRYRTLAEALSGKRRQAASELSARISKEMQQLAMSSARFAIELAALAEPGAHGLESIEYLVAANAGTSLRPLAKVASGGELSRISLAMQVVISQVASVPTLIFDEVDVGIGGRVAEVIGHMLKQLGQRYQVLCITHLPQVASCGEQHWQVSKREEKKRVVSRITPLDAEQRVLEIARMLGGAELTQTTRQHAAEMLEMNRATP from the coding sequence ATGCTGCTATCCCTTCTGGTCAAAGACTTCGTCATCGTTGACAGCATTGCGCTGGACTTCTCGCCCGGTTTTACCGTACTGACCGGTGAAACCGGGGCTGGCAAATCCATCCTGCTGGATGCCCTCGGCCTCTTGCTGGGCGACCGCGCCGAAGGCTCGCTGGTGCGCGAGGGAGCCGAACGCGCCGAAATCAGCGCCGAATTCGACAGCCGCCAGCGCCCGGAAATCAAAGCCTGGCTGCAGGAAAACGCCCTGTCCGGCGATGACGACATCGTGCTGATCCGCCGTGTACTGGACAAATCCGGCCGCTCGCGCAGCTTCATCAACGGTCAACCGGCCACCCTGGCCCAGCTCAAACAACTGGGTGAGTTTCTGGTCGACATCCACGGCCAGCACGCCCACCAATCATTGGTGAAAGCCGAAGCCCAGCGCGAACTGCTGGATGCCTACGCAGGCTGCAGTTCACTGGCCCGCGAAGTGCATCAGGCCTGGCAGGAATGGCAAGCCGCCCGCAAAGCGCGCAGCGATGCCGACAAGCTGTCACGCGAATCCGAAGTGGAACGCGAACGGCTCACCTGGCAGATCAACGAACTGAGCGAGCTGGGCCTGCAGCAGGATGAATGGGCGGGCCTCAACCAAAGCCATTCCCGCCTGGCCAATGCCGCCGAGCTGGTACAAAGCGCGCAGTACGCGGTGGATACCCTGTCCGAGATGGAGGGCAACTGCCTGTCCGTGCTCACCCAGGTACAAAGCCGCCTGAGCAAGCTGGCCAACCTCGACCCACGGCTGGCCGACACCCTGTCGCTGCTGGATTCGGTGGATGCCGAACTGCGCGAAGTCGTCTACAGCCTGCGCGACTACGCCAGCGACATCGACGAAGACCCCGGCCAGCTGCAACAGGTGGAAAGCCGCATCGACAGCCTGATGAGCATGGCGCGCAAATACCGCGTGCAGCCGCAGGAACTGCCGCTCAAGCTGGCCGACTGGCAAGCCCAGTTGGCCGCGCTGGAAGCCTCCACCGACAGCGAAGCCCTGGCATTGGCCGAAACCGCCAGCCTGTCGCGCTACCGCACCCTGGCCGAAGCCCTGTCCGGCAAGCGTCGTCAGGCCGCCAGCGAACTGTCCGCCCGCATCAGCAAGGAAATGCAGCAGCTGGCCATGAGCAGCGCCCGCTTCGCCATCGAACTGGCGGCCCTGGCCGAACCCGGCGCCCATGGCCTGGAATCCATCGAATACCTGGTGGCAGCCAATGCCGGCACCAGCCTGCGTCCGCTGGCCAAGGTGGCCTCCGGCGGCGAACTGTCACGCATCAGCCTGGCCATGCAAGTGGTGATCAGCCAGGTGGCCAGCGTACCGACGCTGATTTTCGACGAAGTGGATGTAGGGATAGGCGGACGCGTGGCCGAAGTCATCGGCCATATGCTGAAGCAACTGGGCCAGCGTTATCAGGTACTGTGCATCACCCACCTGCCCCAGGTGGCCTCCTGCGGTGAGCAGCACTGGCAAGTCAGCAAGCGCGAAGAAAAGAAACGCGTGGTCAGCCGCATCACCCCGCTGGATGCCGAGCAGCGCGTGCTGGAAATCGCCCGCATGCTGGGCGGTGCCGAGCTCACCCAGACCACCCGCCAGCATGCCGCAGAAATGCTGGAAATGAACCGCGCCACCCCCTAG
- a CDS encoding IS3 family transposase (programmed frameshift) → MKKRFTEEQIIGFLREAEAGMPVAQLCRKYAFSEASYYLWRNKFGGMNVSEAKRLKELETENARLKKLLAETMLENEIAKEALRKKLVSAPSRRELVRHLVGKGLSERRSLRLADMSPSSFRYQPATDRNVALKAQIIALAQRHRRYGAGMIYLKLRQSGMVVNHKRVDRLYAEAGLQIRRRKRKKIPVADRHPLARPLAANQVWSMDFVFDRTAEGRVIKNLTVVDDATHEAVAIVPERAMGGLHLTRVLDQLAKTRGLPKAIRTDNGKEFCSRVMLSWAHAHGVQLFLIEPGKPNQNAYIESFNGRFRDECLNEHWFTSLRQAQVVIEAWRREYNNERPKKALGGLTPAAYAESFAEKSGKLSLDSKAPCY, encoded by the exons ATGAAGAAACGTTTCACCGAAGAACAGATCATCGGCTTCCTGCGCGAAGCGGAAGCCGGCATGCCCGTTGCACAGTTGTGCCGCAAATACGCCTTCTCAGAAGCCAGCTATTACCTTTGGCGCAACAAATTCGGCGGAATGAATGTCTCCGAGGCCAAGCGTCTCAAGGAGCTGGAAACCGAGAATGCGCGCCTGAAGAAACTCCTGGCCGAGACCATGCTCGAGAACGAGATTGCCAAAGAGGCCTTGCGAAAAAAGT TGGTGAGCGCACCGTCACGGCGGGAGTTGGTGCGCCATCTGGTGGGCAAAGGGCTCAGCGAGCGTCGATCGCTCCGTCTAGCCGACATGAGCCCCAGTTCATTCCGCTACCAACCCGCCACCGACCGTAATGTCGCCTTGAAAGCGCAGATCATCGCGCTCGCGCAACGGCACCGTCGCTACGGTGCTGGCATGATCTATTTGAAGCTGCGGCAGAGCGGCATGGTGGTCAATCACAAGCGGGTGGACCGGCTTTATGCTGAGGCAGGTCTGCAAATTCGCCGGCGTAAGCGCAAGAAAATTCCCGTGGCCGACCGTCATCCACTGGCTCGCCCTTTGGCGGCCAATCAGGTTTGGTCGATGGACTTTGTGTTCGACCGGACGGCGGAGGGGCGTGTCATCAAGAATCTGACGGTGGTCGATGATGCCACGCATGAGGCAGTCGCCATTGTTCCGGAACGTGCGATGGGAGGCCTGCATCTGACCCGCGTCCTTGACCAGTTGGCGAAGACACGTGGCTTGCCCAAAGCCATCAGGACCGATAACGGCAAGGAATTCTGCAGCCGAGTGATGTTGAGCTGGGCCCACGCTCATGGGGTTCAGCTCTTTCTCATCGAGCCGGGCAAGCCCAATCAGAACGCTTACATCGAATCCTTTAATGGGCGTTTCCGGGATGAGTGCCTGAACGAACACTGGTTCACCAGCCTGCGCCAGGCCCAGGTTGTCATCGAAGCCTGGCGAAGGGAATACAACAATGAAAGGCCGAAGAAAGCACTGGGTGGTTTGACGCCGGCAGCCTATGCCGAATCATTTGCGGAGAAATCAGGTAAATTAAGCTTGGACTCTAAAGCCCCCTGCTACTGA